In Panicum virgatum strain AP13 chromosome 4N, P.virgatum_v5, whole genome shotgun sequence, a single window of DNA contains:
- the LOC120668570 gene encoding B-box zinc finger protein 32-like, whose amino-acid sequence MGRGGGSGGVACAGAAGRRCDCELCGAPAAVHCAADAAFLCAACDAKVHGANFLASRHRRTRLLPLPPVTAEEEDGQDDDEGYASAADSAPTAPRRARAGRPPRRGAATGRAEAVLEAWAKRMGLAPGAARRRAAAAWRALRARGADAAAARVPPRVAMAAALWWEVAAGGGHQDALRRLEACAHVPARLVVAVATSLLARARARRRAAVEEGWDECAWAGPKYSPARS is encoded by the coding sequence atggggcgcggcggcgggagcggcggggtcgcctgcgcgggcgcggcggggcgccgcTGCGACTGCGAGCTCTgcggcgcgcccgcggccgTGCACTGCGCGGCGGACGCGGCGTTCCTCTGCGCCGCGTGCGACGCCAAGGTGCACGGGGCCAACTTCCTCGCGTCGCGGCACCGCCGCAcgcgcctcctccccctccccccggtgacggcggaggaagaagacgggcaggacgacgacgaggggtACGCGTCCGCGGCCGACTCGGCGCccacggcgccgcggcgggcgcgggccgggaggccgccgaggaggggCGCGGCCACGGGGCGCGCCGAGGCGGTGCTCGAGGCGTGGGCCAAGCGGATGGGCCTcgcgccgggggcggcgcgccggcgcgccgcggcggcctggCGCGCGCTCCGCGCCCGCGGggccgacgccgcggccgcgcgcgtccCCCCGCGCGTCGCCATGGCAGCCGCGCTCTggtgggaggtggcggcgggaggcggccaCCAAGACGCGCTgcggcggctggaggcgtgCGCGCACGTGCCGGCGCGGCTGGTGGTGGCCGTGGCCACGTCCCTCCtggcgcgcgcccgcgcccgcaggCGGGCCGCAGTGGAGGAGGGCTGGGACGAGTGCGCGTGGGCCGGGCCCAAGTACAGTCCGGCCCGCTCCTGA
- the LOC120671505 gene encoding uncharacterized protein LOC120671505, producing the protein MTLKSSRCSNEICRESHICRKKEFRSSVIKIVDSSLNSNLLPADSIYSIPASEDDFYLNKRRKMDEEYDPLLANGNMREGTARNFTTTGYISSPEHSADGKSCMVSSNVEIPAGSHSNGNNGQASSASSMPPYIGQRIKDAWECSLPDTNAAKPLTELTSARDLCIFILKSEIFPTKCSELSRTSSTIDHDDNQSSPLFECMRCGSLEDPSKMLICDCCEEAFHLSCCKPRVKKIPEEAWYCLVCKRKKPKRHHGKLTRPRRELPKDIQRPRRGLGPIQDMLVDAESYESEARIGSKFQADVPEWSGPISSNEDHFAEPTELDPNETTMLGCLQDKKTSIGNWIQCREVLDTGVACGKWRRAPLFVVQSSNWDCSCSVIWDPIHADCAVPQELETDEVLEQLKYINKLKNRLGSNQKR; encoded by the exons ATGACTTTAAAATCAAGTAGATGCTCAAATGAAATCTGCAGAGAATCCCATATATGCCGGAAGAAGGAATTCAGATCATCTGTAATAAAAATCGTCGATTCATCCTTGAACTCGAATTTGCTGCCTGCCGACAGTATTTATTCAATTCCTGCTTCAGAAGATGATTTCTATTTGAATAAACGAAGGAAGATGGATGAGGAATATGACCCCCTTCTGGCAAATGGAAATATGAGAGAGGGTACAGCGAGAAACTTCACAACTACGGGATATATCTCATCTCCAGAACACAGCGCAGATGGCAAGTCATGTATGGTTTCTTCAAATGTAGAAATTCCAGCAGGATCACATTCTAATGGCAATAATGGACAGGCATCATCTGCATCAAGCATGCCGCCTTACATTGGTCAGAGGATTAAAGATGCTTGGGAGTGTTCATTGCCTGATACTAACGCTGCAAAACCATTAACAGAATTAACATCAGCGAGGGACCTTTGTATCTTCATCCTCAAAAGTGAAATATTCCCCACTAAATGTTCAGAACTTAGCAGAACATCAAGTACCATAGACCATGATGATAATCAAAGCAGTCCTTTATTTGAATGCATGAGATGTGGGTCACTGGAAGATCCATCCAAAATGTTAATTTGTGATTGTTGTGAAGAAGCATTTCATTTATCGTGCTGCAAACCACGTGTCAAGAAAATACCAGAGGAAGCGTGGTATTGCCTGGTCTGTAAAAGAAAGAAACCTAAGAGGCACCATGGGAAGTTGACGAGACCCAGACGTGAATTACCCAAGGACATTCAAAGACCTCGCCGAGGTCTTGGTCCTATTCAAGATATGTTGGTGGATGCTGAATCATATGAAAGTGAGGCGAGGATTGGTAGTAAGTTTCAAGCGGATGTTCCAGAATGGTCTGGTCCTATTTCTAG CAACGAAGATCACTTTGCTGAGCCCACTGAACTTGATCCTAATGAAACAACGATGCTGGGT TGTTTACAGGATAAGAAAACAAGTATTGGTAATTGGATCCAGTGCCGAGAAGTTCTAGACACAGGAGTTGCATGCGGTAAATGGAGGAG GGCACCATTGTTTGTTGTTCAATCAAGCAACTGGGACTGTTCATGTTCGGTTATTTGGGATCCTATCCACGCTGATTGTGCTGTTCCGCAG GAATTGGAGACTGATGAGGTTCTTGAGCAATTGAAGTACATAAATAAG CTTAAGAATCGTCTGGGGAGCAATCAGAAACGCTGA